A section of the Thauera chlorobenzoica genome encodes:
- a CDS encoding Lrp/AsnC family transcriptional regulator — protein sequence MPEPQSGEYDGRRAVAARRAPDDIDRRLINALQGDFPLDETPFARVAAALGLSEAEVIGRLQSLLDDRVLTRFGPMFQIERMGGAFCLAAIAVSEDRWTSVVEAVNAFPEVAHNYRREHRLNMWFVLATETPDGIAGVARRIESATGLAVNLFPKEREYFVEMKLEA from the coding sequence ATGCCTGAGCCGCAATCCGGCGAATACGACGGGCGGCGGGCGGTGGCCGCCAGGCGTGCGCCCGACGACATCGACCGTCGTCTGATCAACGCCCTGCAGGGCGACTTCCCCCTCGATGAAACGCCGTTCGCACGCGTCGCTGCCGCCCTCGGCCTGTCCGAGGCGGAAGTCATCGGCCGCCTCCAGAGCCTGCTCGACGACCGCGTGCTGACCCGCTTCGGGCCGATGTTCCAGATCGAACGCATGGGCGGCGCCTTCTGCCTGGCGGCGATCGCGGTGTCCGAGGACCGATGGACGAGCGTGGTCGAAGCGGTCAATGCCTTTCCCGAAGTCGCGCACAATTACCGGCGCGAGCACCGCCTCAACATGTGGTTCGTCCTCGCCACCGAAACGCCCGACGGCATTGCCGGGGTCGCACGCCGGATCGAGTCGGCTACCGGACTGGCGGTGAACCTGTTCCCGAAAGAGCGGGAATACTTCGTCGAGATGAAACTGGAGGCCTGA
- a CDS encoding cytochrome D1 domain-containing protein translates to MTARSTRLAPPLLWSILLPAIVLLLSACSATAPVALRGSGDLGVVIERADGRVKIIETTARSVLATVDGLGDLSHASVVFSRDARHAFVFGRDGGLTKVDLLEAKIVGRVVQAGNAIGGSISHDGRLVVVQNYEPGGIKAFDANTLELLADVPAASEDGRRSKVVGLADLSGQRFIYSLFELGEIRITDFSDPRKPLTQRFAGGKQPYDALVTPDGRHYIAGLFGEDGLALVDLWQPELGSRKILAGYGRGEQPLPVYKMPHLRGWSVAGGRAYLPAIGRHEVLVVDTGSWQEVGRIAVKSQPVFAMARPDGREIWVNFAFPDNGWVQVIDTLTGQITHTLQPGRGILHMEFLSKGNEVWMSARDDNRVLIYDTATKKPVGGFDASSPSGIFFTTRAARTGF, encoded by the coding sequence ATGACTGCCCGATCCACCCGTCTGGCGCCTCCCCTGCTGTGGAGCATTCTTCTGCCGGCCATCGTCCTTCTGCTGTCGGCCTGTTCGGCTACGGCGCCGGTGGCGCTGCGCGGCAGCGGTGATCTGGGTGTCGTCATCGAGCGTGCCGACGGCCGGGTCAAGATCATCGAGACGACCGCTCGCAGCGTGCTCGCCACCGTCGATGGATTGGGCGATCTGTCCCACGCCTCGGTGGTCTTCTCGCGCGATGCTCGTCATGCGTTCGTGTTCGGCCGGGATGGCGGGCTGACCAAGGTCGATCTGCTCGAAGCGAAGATCGTCGGCCGCGTGGTGCAGGCGGGCAATGCGATCGGCGGTTCGATTTCGCACGACGGCCGCCTGGTGGTGGTGCAGAACTACGAGCCGGGCGGGATCAAGGCCTTCGATGCGAATACCCTGGAGCTGCTCGCCGATGTGCCCGCGGCCAGCGAGGACGGGCGCCGCTCGAAGGTCGTCGGCCTGGCCGATCTGTCCGGGCAGCGCTTCATCTACTCCCTGTTCGAACTCGGGGAAATCCGCATCACCGACTTTTCCGATCCGCGCAAACCGCTCACGCAGCGTTTCGCCGGCGGCAAGCAGCCCTACGATGCGCTGGTCACGCCCGACGGCCGGCACTACATCGCCGGGCTGTTCGGCGAGGACGGGCTGGCCCTGGTCGATCTGTGGCAACCGGAGCTGGGCAGCCGCAAGATCCTCGCCGGCTACGGCCGCGGCGAGCAGCCACTGCCGGTGTACAAGATGCCCCACCTTCGGGGCTGGTCGGTGGCCGGCGGGCGCGCGTACCTGCCGGCGATCGGGCGCCACGAGGTGCTGGTGGTCGACACCGGGAGCTGGCAGGAAGTCGGCCGGATCGCGGTCAAGAGCCAGCCGGTGTTCGCGATGGCTCGCCCCGACGGGCGCGAGATCTGGGTGAACTTCGCTTTCCCGGACAACGGCTGGGTCCAGGTCATCGACACGCTCACCGGCCAGATCACCCATACCCTGCAGCCCGGGCGCGGCATCCTGCACATGGAGTTCCTCTCCAAGGGGAATGAGGTGTGGATGTCCGCGCGCGACGACAACCGTGTGCTGATCTACGACACCGCCACCAAGAAGCCGGTCGGTGGTTTCGACGCGAGCAGCCCGAGCGGCATCTTCTTCACCACGCGCGCGGCGCGGACGGGGTTCTGA
- the nirJ gene encoding heme d1 biosynthesis radical SAM protein NirJ, which translates to MFRISHFIRELDHPTPAGPRRNPPGPVVIWNLIRRCNLTCEHCYSISADKDFAGELGTAEVFKVMDELKVARVPVLILSGGEPLLRPDIFDIARRAKAMGFYVGLSSNGTLINETNIDAIDAIGFDYVGVSLDGIGATHDRFRRKEGAFAASMHGIRLCRERGIKVGVRYTMTEGNAHDLPALLRLVEDEGIDKFYFSHLNYAGRGNKNRAGDARHRTTREAMERLFETCLELHRRGIDKDFVTGNNDTDGPFLLHWVQRRFPEKAAHIEAKLRQWGGNASGVNVANIDNLGIVHPDTMWWHVPLGDVRKRAFGEIWNDLSNPLLAGLKQHPRKLEGRCGACRYLEICNGSSRVRAAQVTGNPWAEDPACYLDDDEIGVSAQDYGAERVRTTPWSRAGKVSA; encoded by the coding sequence ATGTTCCGCATCTCGCACTTCATTCGCGAACTCGACCACCCCACCCCAGCGGGGCCGCGCCGTAATCCGCCCGGGCCGGTGGTGATCTGGAACCTGATCCGGCGCTGCAACCTGACCTGCGAGCACTGCTACTCGATCTCGGCGGACAAGGATTTCGCCGGCGAACTCGGTACCGCCGAAGTGTTCAAGGTGATGGACGAGCTCAAAGTCGCCCGCGTCCCGGTGCTGATCCTCTCCGGCGGCGAGCCCCTGCTGCGCCCGGACATTTTCGACATCGCCCGCCGCGCCAAGGCCATGGGGTTCTACGTCGGCCTGTCTTCGAACGGCACCCTGATCAACGAAACCAACATCGATGCCATCGACGCCATCGGCTTCGACTACGTCGGGGTGAGCCTGGACGGGATCGGCGCCACCCATGACCGCTTTCGCCGCAAGGAAGGCGCTTTCGCCGCCTCGATGCACGGCATCCGCCTGTGCCGCGAACGCGGGATCAAGGTTGGCGTGCGCTACACGATGACCGAAGGCAATGCCCACGACCTGCCCGCACTGCTCCGGCTGGTCGAAGACGAAGGCATCGACAAATTCTACTTCTCGCACCTGAACTACGCCGGACGGGGCAACAAGAACCGCGCCGGCGATGCCCGCCACCGCACCACCCGCGAAGCGATGGAGCGGCTGTTCGAAACCTGCCTCGAGTTGCACCGGCGCGGCATCGACAAGGATTTCGTCACCGGCAACAACGACACCGACGGCCCTTTCCTGCTGCACTGGGTGCAGCGCCGCTTCCCGGAGAAGGCCGCGCACATCGAGGCCAAGCTGCGCCAGTGGGGCGGCAACGCCAGCGGCGTGAACGTGGCCAACATCGACAACCTCGGCATCGTCCACCCGGATACGATGTGGTGGCATGTGCCGCTGGGCGATGTGCGCAAGCGCGCCTTCGGCGAGATCTGGAACGACCTGTCCAACCCCCTGCTCGCCGGCCTGAAGCAGCATCCGCGCAAGCTCGAGGGCCGCTGCGGCGCCTGTCGCTACCTGGAGATCTGCAACGGTAGCTCGCGTGTGCGCGCGGCACAGGTCACCGGTAACCCCTGGGCGGAGGACCCGGCCTGCTACCTTGATGACGACGAGATCGGCGTCAGCGCGCAAGACTACGGCGCCGAACGCGTGCGGACCACGCCCTGGAGCCGCGCGGGCAAGGTGTCGGCATGA
- a CDS encoding nitrite reductase — MKAAAPLLAGLLLLGGGTAAEPAAAAPSAKARPAEGAAAEALPAVAPSRVVDLYQQHCAACHAPTRYGAMGPALLPDNLARLRKAEAVKVIAEGRTATQMPGFAAQLSKDEIAAITDWIYTPVVPAPRWSEADIAASRIQHVDPATLSDKPVFEADPLNLFLVVEAGDHHVSVLDGDKLEPIHRFQSRFALHGGPKFAADGRYVFFASRDGWITKFDLWNLKVVAEVRAGINTRNVAASPDGRHVAVANYLPHNIVLLDGELNLVKTVEAGDRDGKQTSRVSAVYDASPRQSFIAALKDVPEVWEISYTKAVEDIPTGFIHDYKQREGSFIPGYLNPRRTILAEPLDDFFFTQDYSELMGASRAGVGQVVNLDVRKKIADLPLDGMPHLGSGVTWEWTDAAGKVRTVMASTNLKAAEVTVIDMQSWEVIRRIRTRGPGFFLRSHRSSPYAFVDSMMSAEARHILQVIDKRSLEVVKEIAAPPGRTLAHVEFTRDGRHALASLWEDEGAVIVYDAHSLDEIKRLPMRKPVGKYNVWNKITREEGTSH, encoded by the coding sequence ATGAAAGCGGCCGCGCCCCTGCTCGCCGGGCTGCTGCTGCTGGGCGGCGGCACGGCCGCGGAGCCTGCCGCCGCTGCGCCGTCGGCGAAGGCGCGGCCCGCCGAGGGCGCCGCTGCCGAGGCACTCCCTGCGGTGGCGCCGTCCCGGGTCGTGGACCTTTACCAGCAGCACTGCGCGGCCTGCCATGCACCCACCCGCTACGGCGCAATGGGGCCGGCGCTGCTCCCCGACAACCTCGCCCGCCTGCGCAAGGCCGAGGCCGTGAAGGTGATCGCCGAGGGCCGCACCGCCACCCAGATGCCGGGCTTCGCCGCACAGCTGAGCAAGGACGAGATCGCTGCGATCACCGACTGGATCTACACCCCGGTGGTCCCTGCGCCGCGCTGGAGCGAGGCCGATATCGCCGCTTCGCGCATCCAGCACGTCGATCCGGCCACGCTCTCCGACAAGCCGGTGTTCGAGGCCGATCCGCTCAACCTCTTCCTCGTGGTGGAGGCGGGCGATCACCACGTCAGCGTCCTCGACGGCGACAAGCTCGAGCCGATCCACCGCTTCCAGTCGCGCTTCGCGCTGCACGGCGGGCCGAAGTTCGCCGCCGACGGACGCTATGTGTTCTTCGCCTCGCGTGACGGCTGGATCACCAAGTTCGACCTGTGGAACCTCAAAGTGGTGGCCGAAGTGCGCGCCGGGATCAACACCCGCAACGTCGCCGCTTCGCCCGACGGTCGTCATGTCGCGGTGGCGAACTACCTGCCGCACAACATCGTGCTGCTCGACGGCGAGCTCAACCTGGTCAAGACGGTCGAGGCGGGTGACCGCGACGGCAAGCAGACTTCGCGGGTCTCGGCCGTCTACGATGCAAGTCCGCGCCAGTCTTTCATCGCCGCGCTGAAGGACGTGCCCGAGGTGTGGGAGATCAGCTACACGAAGGCGGTCGAGGACATCCCCACCGGCTTCATCCACGACTACAAGCAGCGCGAGGGCAGCTTCATCCCCGGCTACCTGAACCCGCGCCGCACGATCCTGGCCGAACCGCTCGACGACTTCTTCTTCACCCAGGATTACTCCGAGCTGATGGGGGCCTCGCGCGCAGGGGTGGGCCAGGTGGTGAATCTGGACGTGCGCAAGAAGATCGCCGACCTGCCGCTGGACGGCATGCCGCATCTGGGCTCGGGGGTGACCTGGGAATGGACCGATGCCGCGGGCAAGGTCCGCACGGTGATGGCCAGCACCAACCTGAAAGCGGCCGAAGTCACCGTGATCGACATGCAGAGCTGGGAAGTGATCCGCCGCATCCGCACCCGCGGCCCCGGCTTTTTCCTGCGCAGCCATCGCAGCAGCCCCTATGCTTTCGTCGATTCGATGATGAGCGCCGAGGCCAGGCACATCCTGCAGGTGATCGACAAGCGCAGCCTCGAAGTGGTCAAGGAGATTGCCGCCCCGCCGGGGCGGACGCTCGCCCACGTCGAATTCACCCGTGACGGCCGCCACGCGCTGGCCAGCCTGTGGGAAGACGAGGGCGCGGTGATCGTCTACGATGCGCACTCGCTGGACGAGATCAAGCGCCTGCCGATGCGCAAGCCGGTCGGCAAGTACAACGTCTGGAACAAGATCACGCGCGAGGAAGGCACCAGCCACTGA
- a CDS encoding c-type cytochrome, which translates to MKLPPLLVHVAVFIGAALVSVYSAAADARLAEPDSARQRELVHIVRQDCGSCHGLTLNGGLGPALTATALSDKPLEGLVATIIGGRPGTPMPPFRGIVTETEAQWIVDQLRRGFPPDTGLPAAQALN; encoded by the coding sequence ATGAAACTGCCTCCTCTCCTCGTTCATGTCGCCGTTTTCATCGGCGCGGCACTGGTTTCGGTCTACTCGGCCGCAGCCGATGCCCGCCTGGCGGAGCCCGATTCCGCCCGCCAGCGGGAGCTCGTCCATATCGTGCGCCAGGATTGCGGCTCCTGTCACGGCCTCACCTTGAACGGGGGGCTGGGGCCGGCGCTCACTGCCACTGCACTTTCCGACAAGCCGCTCGAGGGCCTGGTCGCCACCATCATCGGCGGCCGCCCCGGTACGCCGATGCCGCCGTTTCGCGGCATCGTCACCGAAACCGAAGCGCAGTGGATCGTCGATCAGCTGCGACGCGGCTTTCCGCCCGACACCGGCCTGCCGGCGGCGCAGGCCCTGAACTGA
- a CDS encoding cupredoxin domain-containing protein — translation MNPMSLRTVSVCAWMALLSGPLPAAEREVVLLGYQFSPAELRIKRGDKVTWVNQEKRVSHSVLFLGSGEESERFFPGERWSRVFTLPGRYEYRCGPHPEMLGVVIVEE, via the coding sequence ATGAATCCAATGAGCCTGCGCACCGTGTCCGTCTGCGCATGGATGGCGCTCCTGTCCGGCCCGTTGCCGGCGGCCGAACGTGAAGTCGTGCTTTTGGGTTACCAGTTTTCTCCAGCGGAGTTGCGGATCAAGCGCGGAGACAAGGTCACTTGGGTCAACCAGGAAAAGCGCGTCAGCCACTCGGTCCTTTTCCTTGGGTCGGGCGAAGAGTCGGAGCGCTTCTTTCCCGGTGAGCGCTGGTCCCGCGTGTTCACGCTTCCCGGGCGTTACGAGTACCGCTGTGGCCCTCATCCCGAAATGCTCGGGGTGGTGATCGTCGAAGAGTGA
- a CDS encoding NapC/NirT family cytochrome c yields MSDRNGNDSKQEQPGGLFARLRRPSKMSLGGLLAAGFVIGILFWGGFNTAMEATNTEKFCISCHEMYDNVYTEYKETIHYNNRTGVRATCPDCHVPKDWTHKMIRKIQASREVWGKLTGTIDTREKFEAKRLQLARSEWKRMKAADSRECRNCHSFESMNTEVQKQRARKQHEMALEDKMTCIDCHKGIAHHKPNGMTEADEE; encoded by the coding sequence ATGTCAGATCGAAACGGCAACGACTCCAAACAAGAACAGCCCGGCGGATTGTTTGCCCGCCTGCGTCGTCCGTCCAAAATGTCGCTGGGCGGCCTTCTGGCCGCGGGTTTTGTCATCGGCATCCTCTTCTGGGGCGGTTTCAATACTGCGATGGAAGCGACGAACACCGAGAAATTCTGTATTTCGTGCCACGAGATGTATGACAATGTGTATACGGAGTACAAGGAAACGATCCACTACAACAACCGCACCGGAGTGCGCGCGACCTGCCCGGACTGCCACGTCCCCAAGGACTGGACGCACAAGATGATTCGCAAGATTCAGGCTTCGCGCGAAGTGTGGGGAAAGCTGACTGGCACCATCGATACGCGGGAAAAATTCGAGGCCAAGCGGCTGCAGCTTGCACGCAGCGAATGGAAGCGCATGAAGGCGGCCGATTCGCGCGAATGCCGCAACTGCCACAGCTTCGAGAGCATGAACACCGAGGTGCAGAAACAGCGTGCGCGCAAGCAGCATGAGATGGCGTTGGAAGACAAGATGACCTGCATCGACTGCCACAAGGGCATCGCGCATCACAAGCCCAATGGGATGACCGAAGCCGACGAGGAGTAA
- the ahbB gene encoding siroheme decarboxylase subunit beta, giving the protein MNASDLSILIAAGTEATAPGALATDELDRRIVLATQGGLPLAPRPYALVAARLGINEDQVRARLTAMLADGRIRRIGAVPNHYAIGYTANGMSVWDVDDAVIDAAGERVGALAFVTHCYRRPRHLPDWPYNLFAMVHAASREAALARVGEIAALLERDFGGACRGHDVLFSAGILKKTGLRIGA; this is encoded by the coding sequence ATGAACGCGTCCGATCTTTCCATCCTGATCGCCGCAGGCACCGAGGCAACGGCACCCGGCGCGCTCGCCACGGACGAGCTCGACCGTCGGATCGTGCTCGCCACCCAGGGCGGCCTGCCGCTGGCGCCGCGACCCTATGCGCTGGTCGCTGCCAGGCTCGGAATAAACGAGGATCAGGTGCGCGCCCGCCTCACCGCGATGCTCGCCGATGGCCGCATCCGCCGCATCGGTGCGGTGCCCAATCACTACGCGATCGGCTACACCGCGAACGGCATGAGCGTGTGGGACGTCGATGACGCGGTGATCGACGCCGCGGGCGAGCGGGTCGGGGCGCTGGCCTTCGTGACCCACTGCTACCGCCGTCCCCGCCATCTGCCGGACTGGCCCTACAACCTGTTCGCGATGGTCCACGCGGCCAGCCGCGAGGCCGCGCTGGCGCGGGTGGGGGAAATCGCCGCGCTGCTCGAGCGCGATTTCGGTGGCGCCTGCCGCGGCCACGACGTGCTGTTTTCGGCCGGCATCCTGAAAAAAACCGGGCTGCGCATCGGCGCCTGA
- a CDS encoding nitrite reductase, with product MQNKSLIGKTFAMAVLPLAMGSVWAQSAPQMTAEEKEQAKQIYFERCAGCHGVLRKGATGKNLEPHWTKTMPDGTKMEGGTLKLGTDRLEKIIAYGTEGGMVNYDDILTKEEINLMARYIQNEPPIPPEFSLKDMKDSWKLLVPVAERPTKQMNKVNLKNVFAITLRDAGKLALVDGDTHKIWKILDTGYAVHISRLSASGRYVYTVGRDGLTTIIDMFYEEPKTVATVRLGSDARSVDTSKFKGYEDKYLIGGTYWPPQYSIMDGETLEPIKIVSTRGNTVDGEYHPEPRVASIVASLTKPEWVVNVKETGQIMLVDYTDIKNLKTTTIESAKFLHDGGWDASGRYFMVAANASNKVAAVDTKTGKLAALVDTAKIPHPGRGANFVHPEFGPVWSTGHLGDAVVSLISTASDDPKFAKYKDHNWKVVQELKMPGAGNLFVKTHPKSKNFWADAPMNPERELAEAVFVFDKADLKKEPVRLDVAKDSGLPESKAIRRAVQPEYNEAGDEVWISLWGGKTDQSAIVIYDDKTLKVKKVITDPAIVTPTGKFNVYNTMHDVY from the coding sequence ATGCAAAACAAGAGCTTGATCGGTAAGACGTTCGCCATGGCGGTTCTGCCGCTGGCGATGGGTAGCGTCTGGGCGCAGAGCGCGCCGCAGATGACTGCCGAAGAGAAGGAGCAGGCGAAGCAGATCTATTTCGAGCGCTGTGCCGGCTGCCATGGCGTGCTGCGCAAGGGGGCGACCGGCAAGAACCTCGAGCCGCACTGGACCAAGACGATGCCCGATGGCACGAAGATGGAAGGCGGCACCCTCAAGCTGGGTACCGATCGTCTTGAGAAGATCATCGCCTACGGCACCGAAGGCGGCATGGTCAACTACGATGACATCCTGACCAAGGAAGAAATCAACCTGATGGCGCGTTACATCCAGAACGAGCCGCCGATCCCGCCCGAGTTCTCGCTGAAGGACATGAAGGACAGCTGGAAGCTGCTGGTTCCGGTTGCCGAGCGCCCGACCAAGCAGATGAACAAGGTCAACCTCAAGAACGTATTCGCGATCACCCTGCGCGACGCGGGCAAGCTGGCCCTGGTCGATGGCGACACCCACAAGATCTGGAAGATCCTCGACACCGGTTACGCGGTGCACATCTCGCGCCTGTCGGCCTCGGGGCGCTATGTGTACACGGTCGGCCGCGATGGCCTGACCACCATCATCGACATGTTCTACGAAGAACCGAAGACGGTCGCCACCGTGCGTCTGGGTTCGGATGCCCGTTCGGTCGATACCTCGAAGTTCAAGGGGTATGAGGACAAGTACCTGATTGGTGGCACCTACTGGCCGCCCCAGTACTCGATCATGGACGGCGAAACCCTCGAGCCGATCAAGATCGTGTCGACCCGTGGCAACACCGTTGATGGCGAGTACCACCCCGAGCCGCGCGTGGCCTCCATTGTGGCCTCGCTGACCAAGCCGGAATGGGTGGTGAACGTCAAGGAAACCGGCCAGATCATGTTGGTGGACTACACCGACATCAAGAACCTGAAGACCACCACGATCGAGTCCGCCAAGTTCCTCCATGACGGTGGCTGGGATGCATCGGGCCGCTACTTCATGGTCGCGGCCAACGCGTCGAACAAGGTCGCCGCGGTCGACACCAAGACGGGCAAGCTCGCCGCCCTGGTCGACACCGCCAAGATCCCGCACCCGGGTCGTGGCGCCAACTTCGTCCATCCGGAATTCGGTCCGGTGTGGTCGACCGGCCACCTGGGTGACGCCGTGGTGTCGCTCATCTCCACCGCTTCCGACGATCCGAAGTTCGCCAAGTACAAGGATCACAACTGGAAGGTCGTCCAGGAGCTGAAGATGCCGGGCGCCGGCAACCTGTTCGTGAAGACCCATCCGAAGTCGAAGAACTTCTGGGCCGACGCGCCGATGAACCCGGAGCGCGAGCTCGCCGAAGCCGTGTTCGTGTTCGATAAGGCCGACCTGAAGAAGGAGCCGGTCCGCCTGGACGTCGCCAAGGATTCAGGCCTGCCCGAGAGCAAGGCGATCCGTCGTGCCGTGCAGCCCGAGTACAACGAAGCGGGCGACGAAGTCTGGATCTCGCTGTGGGGCGGCAAGACCGACCAGTCGGCGATCGTGATCTATGACGACAAGACGCTGAAGGTGAAGAAGGTGATCACCGACCCCGCGATCGTCACTCCGACCGGCAAGTTCAACGTCTACAACACGATGCACGACGTCTACTGA
- a CDS encoding ethylbenzene dehydrogenase-related protein: MTMKKTMIAGAVGALLAIGAGSAVAAPDWGKVGAKEITLFYPGVSPLEWIQKGTEHGGARALKKGETCADCHSEEASEMGKKMASGQKIEPTPIAGKAAFIPVKVQATHDGENLYLRFAWKQPAASGAAKMDDKNPVKIAFMLESGGKVDLADQSGCWATCHQDSRTMPGADDAKTKYVKGGSLAEGKFYDLYQWRSGENKGFNGHVADKRVMEGGKALVSAEGKRDGDNWSVVFTRKLAGGEGDVALEAGKAYNFGLAIHDDSAAGRFHHVSLGYKLGIDADGDVKAAKQ; encoded by the coding sequence ATGACGATGAAGAAAACGATGATTGCCGGCGCCGTGGGCGCACTTCTTGCGATCGGTGCTGGTAGCGCTGTTGCCGCACCGGACTGGGGCAAGGTCGGGGCCAAGGAAATCACGCTTTTCTATCCGGGGGTGTCGCCGCTGGAGTGGATCCAGAAGGGCACCGAGCACGGTGGTGCACGGGCACTGAAGAAGGGTGAGACCTGCGCTGACTGCCATAGCGAAGAAGCCAGCGAGATGGGCAAGAAAATGGCGAGCGGGCAGAAGATCGAGCCCACTCCGATTGCCGGCAAGGCGGCGTTCATCCCGGTCAAGGTCCAGGCCACGCATGATGGCGAAAACCTCTATCTGCGCTTTGCCTGGAAGCAGCCTGCAGCCTCCGGCGCAGCGAAGATGGATGACAAGAACCCGGTCAAGATCGCGTTCATGCTCGAATCCGGCGGCAAGGTCGACCTCGCCGACCAGAGCGGTTGCTGGGCGACCTGTCATCAGGATTCGCGCACGATGCCGGGCGCCGATGACGCCAAGACCAAGTACGTGAAAGGCGGTTCGCTGGCCGAGGGCAAGTTCTACGATCTGTACCAGTGGCGCAGCGGCGAGAACAAGGGCTTCAACGGCCATGTTGCCGACAAGCGTGTGATGGAAGGCGGCAAGGCGCTGGTCAGTGCCGAAGGCAAGCGCGATGGCGACAACTGGTCGGTGGTGTTTACCCGCAAGCTCGCGGGGGGGGAGGGCGACGTCGCGCTCGAAGCGGGCAAGGCCTACAATTTCGGCCTCGCGATCCACGACGACAGTGCAGCGGGCCGCTTCCACCACGTTTCCCTTGGCTACAAGCTCGGCATCGATGCCGACGGGGATGTGAAGGCAGCCAAACAGTAA
- the ahbB gene encoding siroheme decarboxylase subunit beta, with protein sequence MPRTLCLPAAVDATAFRLLNEWQRGFPLEARPFARIAEAVDEDEASVIAAYRRLEAQGLVSRVGAVFAPRRLGASALAALAAPPDRLEAVAERVSREAAINHNYQREHRYNLWFVVTAASQAHLGEIIGGIERDTGCAVIELPLEEEFHIDLGFDLNAQEAGREPGCAERRERRAKTALPDEPGAGRTLSEAERRLIATLQRGLMLEAQPFARLGAAVGFDEAETIEYIRQWQAEGLIRRFGVVVRHHELGLEANAMCVWDIPDAEVSALGRRLAGEAAVTLCYRRRRSLPDWPYNLFCMIHGSARDEVLAERAELARRLGLDAYPHGVLFSCRRFKQTGAQYLDSKDLAHA encoded by the coding sequence ATGCCGCGCACCCTGTGTCTGCCCGCGGCGGTCGATGCCACCGCCTTTCGCCTGCTCAACGAATGGCAGCGCGGTTTTCCGCTCGAAGCGCGGCCGTTCGCGCGCATCGCCGAGGCGGTCGACGAAGATGAGGCGAGCGTGATCGCCGCCTATCGCCGGCTCGAGGCGCAGGGCCTGGTCAGCCGGGTCGGCGCCGTGTTCGCGCCGCGCCGCCTGGGGGCCAGCGCGCTGGCGGCGCTGGCGGCGCCGCCCGATCGCCTGGAGGCGGTGGCGGAGCGGGTGAGCCGGGAAGCGGCGATCAACCATAATTATCAGCGCGAGCACCGCTACAACCTGTGGTTCGTGGTCACCGCCGCGTCACAGGCCCATCTGGGCGAAATCATCGGCGGCATCGAGCGCGATACCGGGTGTGCGGTCATCGAGCTGCCGCTCGAGGAGGAGTTCCACATCGATCTCGGTTTCGACCTCAACGCGCAAGAGGCGGGTCGCGAACCCGGTTGCGCCGAGCGCCGGGAGCGGAGGGCGAAAACGGCGCTCCCCGACGAGCCGGGCGCGGGCCGGACCCTGTCCGAAGCCGAGCGCCGGCTGATCGCCACCTTGCAGCGCGGCCTCATGCTCGAGGCGCAGCCTTTTGCGCGTCTGGGGGCTGCGGTGGGGTTCGACGAGGCGGAAACCATCGAGTACATCCGGCAGTGGCAGGCCGAAGGGCTGATCCGCCGCTTCGGTGTCGTCGTGCGTCATCACGAGCTGGGGCTCGAAGCCAACGCGATGTGCGTGTGGGATATCCCCGACGCCGAAGTTTCCGCGCTCGGCCGCCGTCTTGCGGGCGAGGCCGCGGTCACGCTGTGCTACCGTCGCCGCCGCTCCCTGCCGGACTGGCCCTACAACCTGTTCTGCATGATCCACGGCAGTGCACGCGACGAGGTCCTCGCCGAACGCGCGGAACTCGCCCGTCGGCTCGGTCTCGACGCTTACCCCCATGGCGTGCTCTTCAGCTGCCGGCGGTTCAAGCAGACCGGTGCGCAGTACCTCGACAGCAAGGATCTTGCCCATGCCTGA